The Polyangiaceae bacterium genome includes a region encoding these proteins:
- a CDS encoding SUMF1/EgtB/PvdO family nonheme iron enzyme has protein sequence MASAPPSASAPPPRGPDKPLLATLGFEITKSYDEKHLTWRQVEKLNWQASADGLPALPPEPPLDPEGCPAGMARVRGQYLLDEKGRDDTDGVQVLQDRACKHWRTNDHSIQGLCDSFDETRWKETVATLPKKSMDVCVDRYEFPNRYGEFPLVVVRYAEAKQYCEKVDKRVCTESEWTFACEGEEGLPYPYGYERDKTACTIDILAAGPDKDTFRPRTTAHTAWGVDFAWQAKRSGESPRCKSPFGVMDTTGNVDEWTTSVRKYGYKMILKGGHWGPARQRCRPQTRGHGPMYVRYDQSFRCCTDPK, from the coding sequence GTGGCCAGCGCGCCCCCCTCCGCCAGCGCGCCACCCCCGCGGGGCCCGGACAAGCCCTTGCTCGCCACCCTGGGCTTCGAGATCACGAAGAGCTACGACGAGAAGCACCTCACCTGGCGCCAGGTGGAGAAGCTCAACTGGCAGGCCAGTGCCGACGGCTTGCCGGCGCTGCCCCCGGAGCCGCCGCTGGATCCCGAAGGCTGCCCCGCCGGCATGGCGCGGGTGCGCGGGCAGTATCTCCTGGACGAGAAGGGTCGCGACGACACCGACGGCGTGCAGGTGCTGCAGGACCGCGCCTGCAAGCACTGGCGCACGAACGACCATTCCATCCAGGGCCTGTGCGACAGCTTCGACGAAACGCGCTGGAAGGAGACCGTCGCCACGCTGCCCAAGAAGAGCATGGACGTGTGCGTGGATCGCTACGAGTTCCCGAACCGCTACGGCGAGTTCCCGCTGGTGGTCGTGCGCTACGCCGAGGCCAAGCAGTACTGCGAAAAAGTCGACAAGCGCGTGTGCACCGAGAGCGAGTGGACCTTCGCTTGCGAGGGCGAAGAAGGCCTGCCCTATCCCTACGGCTACGAGCGGGACAAGACCGCGTGCACCATCGACATCTTGGCGGCGGGGCCGGACAAGGACACCTTTCGACCGCGGACCACGGCGCACACCGCCTGGGGCGTGGACTTCGCGTGGCAGGCCAAGCGCTCGGGCGAGTCCCCGCGCTGCAAGAGCCCCTTCGGCGTGATGGACACCACCGGCAACGTGGACGAATGGACCACGAGCGTGCGTAAGTACGGCTACAAGATGATCCTCAAGGGCGGCCACTGGGGCCCGGCGCGCCAGCGCTGCCGCCCCCAGACGCGCGGGCACGGGCCGATGTACGTGCGCTACGACCAGAGCTTCCGCTGCTGCACGGATCCGAAATAG
- the recJ gene encoding single-stranded-DNA-specific exonuclease RecJ gives MRDLVDAGRATCSIRGVQPAEILEQESALPLPAEPGAEARELSRALGISLTLADWLHRRGHRDPALTKRFLDPKLSELTPPDAMADRELAAERIAHALGSSETVCVFGDYDCDGITSAAITTGILRALGGQVVPLLASRFDGGYGVSPAAVKRIVASGAKLLITCDCGSSDHETLAEVRRQGIDVIVIDHHLVPDEPLPALAFLNPHRPECGFPYKGLASCGLSLSVGAAVRARMGRALDVRPWLDLVAIGTIADVAPLDGDNRALVRAGLARVAQGARPGVRALLELASFDAARVITGEDVAFRLAPRLNAPGRLGPPDLALELLLAETHEEARAVAAQIEQLSKERRAIQDRMLREAVEEIETEGWAERAAIVVGREGWNHGIVGIVAGRLASRFGKPVIVAGFEGERGRGSVRGPAGARLHDALSQIAPVLERFGGHQAAAGVELTFDKLGEVREAFEAACAAAPACGEAPIDTDALVRLLPEDEPDKVLEDLARLEPCGHQNPAPGVAVEAALLSAREVKGGHLKMELQLPGGRRLASFAPSMGSRAEELSGRVVVVGKLRWDSWRGGRAVEIKVDRIVG, from the coding sequence ATTCGCGACCTCGTTGACGCGGGGCGCGCCACGTGTTCCATACGCGGGGTGCAGCCGGCGGAGATCCTCGAGCAAGAGAGCGCGCTGCCTCTGCCCGCGGAGCCCGGCGCCGAGGCGCGCGAGCTTTCTCGGGCCCTCGGCATCTCGCTCACCCTCGCGGACTGGCTCCACCGCCGGGGTCACCGGGATCCGGCGCTGACCAAGCGCTTCCTGGATCCCAAGCTCTCCGAGCTCACTCCCCCCGACGCGATGGCGGACCGCGAGCTGGCGGCGGAGCGCATCGCCCACGCCCTGGGCAGCAGCGAGACCGTGTGCGTGTTCGGGGACTACGACTGCGACGGCATCACTTCGGCGGCGATCACGACGGGGATCCTGCGCGCGCTGGGCGGGCAGGTGGTTCCGCTCCTGGCCAGCCGCTTCGACGGTGGCTACGGCGTGTCGCCGGCAGCGGTGAAGCGCATCGTCGCGAGCGGCGCCAAGCTGCTCATCACCTGCGACTGCGGCTCATCGGATCACGAGACCTTGGCGGAAGTGCGACGCCAGGGCATCGACGTCATCGTGATCGACCACCACTTGGTGCCGGACGAGCCACTGCCCGCCCTCGCGTTCCTCAATCCGCACCGACCGGAGTGCGGCTTTCCTTACAAGGGGCTCGCGTCCTGCGGCCTTTCCCTCAGCGTGGGGGCCGCGGTGCGCGCCCGCATGGGTCGCGCCTTGGACGTGCGACCCTGGCTCGATCTGGTGGCCATCGGCACCATCGCCGACGTGGCGCCGCTGGACGGCGACAATCGCGCGTTGGTGCGGGCGGGCCTCGCACGGGTGGCGCAGGGCGCCCGCCCCGGCGTACGCGCCCTGTTGGAGCTCGCGAGCTTCGACGCCGCGCGGGTGATCACCGGGGAGGACGTCGCCTTTCGTCTGGCGCCGCGGCTCAACGCGCCGGGTCGCCTGGGCCCGCCGGATCTCGCCCTCGAGCTCTTGCTCGCCGAGACCCACGAAGAGGCGCGCGCCGTCGCCGCGCAGATCGAGCAGCTCAGCAAGGAGCGCCGCGCGATCCAAGATCGCATGCTGCGCGAAGCCGTCGAAGAGATCGAAACCGAAGGTTGGGCGGAGCGCGCAGCCATCGTCGTCGGGCGTGAAGGATGGAACCACGGCATCGTGGGCATCGTGGCGGGGCGTCTCGCGTCTCGCTTCGGCAAGCCCGTCATCGTGGCCGGGTTCGAGGGCGAGCGTGGCCGCGGTTCCGTGCGCGGTCCTGCGGGGGCGCGTCTGCACGACGCCCTCAGCCAGATCGCTCCGGTGCTCGAGCGCTTCGGTGGACACCAAGCGGCAGCGGGGGTGGAGCTGACCTTCGACAAGCTCGGCGAGGTGCGGGAAGCCTTCGAGGCCGCCTGTGCCGCAGCGCCCGCTTGTGGCGAGGCTCCCATCGACACGGACGCCCTCGTGCGGCTGCTGCCCGAGGACGAGCCGGACAAGGTGCTGGAAGATCTCGCGCGCCTCGAGCCCTGCGGTCATCAGAACCCGGCGCCTGGAGTGGCGGTGGAGGCGGCGCTCTTGAGCGCTCGGGAGGTCAAGGGCGGCCACCTCAAAATGGAGCTCCAGCTCCCCGGCGGCCGGCGCCTGGCGAGCTTCGCGCCGTCCATGGGATCTCGCGCAGAAGAGCTTTCCGGTCGCGTGGTTGTCGTGGGCAAGCTGCGCTGGGATTCCTGGCGTGGCGGCCGCGCCGTCGAGATCAAAGTCGACCGTATCGTCGGCTGA
- a CDS encoding ABC transporter ATP-binding protein, translated as MTEPLIQFRNVHKAFGEKVVYRGLFLEIHKGEVLTIVGGSGVGKSVMLKMLIGLLKPDRGTIKFEGNEVTVMGEEQLSKVRQRIAMLFQAGALFDSISVEENVAYGLEEHFRYKMSKKEISERVEWALGLVGLPGIQQMWPADLSGGMRKRVALARAIAVRPEVLLYDEPTTGLDPINTARVNHLIMGLQEQLHITSVVVTHDMKSAFTISDRIAMVHSGRIICEGTVDEFQASQDPRVSDFIEGRAPVKESVETLLVSG; from the coding sequence ATGACCGAGCCGCTGATCCAGTTCCGGAACGTGCACAAGGCCTTCGGCGAGAAGGTCGTGTATCGCGGCTTGTTCCTCGAGATCCACAAGGGCGAGGTGCTCACCATCGTGGGTGGCTCCGGCGTGGGCAAGAGCGTGATGCTCAAGATGCTCATCGGTTTGCTCAAGCCGGACCGCGGCACCATCAAGTTCGAGGGCAACGAGGTCACCGTGATGGGGGAAGAGCAGCTCAGCAAGGTGCGTCAGCGCATCGCGATGCTGTTCCAAGCCGGCGCGCTGTTCGACTCCATCAGCGTGGAGGAGAACGTCGCTTACGGTCTGGAGGAGCACTTCCGCTACAAGATGAGCAAGAAGGAAATCTCCGAACGCGTGGAGTGGGCCCTTGGGCTCGTGGGCCTGCCCGGCATCCAACAGATGTGGCCAGCGGATCTCTCCGGCGGCATGCGCAAGCGCGTGGCCCTGGCGCGCGCCATCGCCGTGCGGCCCGAAGTGCTGCTCTACGACGAGCCCACCACGGGTCTCGATCCCATCAACACCGCGCGGGTGAATCACTTGATCATGGGCTTGCAGGAGCAGCTCCACATCACCAGCGTGGTCGTCACCCACGACATGAAGAGCGCCTTCACCATCAGTGATCGCATCGCCATGGTGCATTCCGGGCGCATCATCTGCGAAGGCACGGTAGACGAGTTCCAGGCTTCGCAGGATCCGCGCGTCAGCGACTTCATCGAAGGCCGCGCCCCCGTCAAAGAGAGCGTCGAGACCCTGCTGGTCAGCGGCTAA
- a CDS encoding HAMP domain-containing protein, translating to MKLIVLFVLVGVLPMTVGAYLNYRSTAQALEDASRSKLEATLTQKKGQIESWFGERRADITVLASFPEVRDAAEQYELAFDDGGPQGARYQAVQQKFDPLLRGIKEGYGYYDLFLISPSGTVHYTVAHEADFGSDLVKGSYKDTALAKVFRRARSGEVALSDFESYAPSNGDPASFIAAPVKRGNEVVAVLALQMPLGTIDDIMQERTGLGETGETYLVGSDFKMRSDSRFSKKSTVLEQEVRTQGTEAALGGKAGVGKIADYRGVPVWSAYAPLDVHGLSWAILAEIDQEEAEGPLVGIKQRMAIALVIIAFLVAAVGYVFSRTITRPVEKLRALLDKVARGDLSERPDIDSKDEVGQMAVSISQMVDNVAEMLESIQASSRTLATSSQEIAANSQDLSNRTQEQAAALEETSSTIEELSATIKGNADRAERANAMATKTAGLAQGGGSVVRNAARAMEEVTTTSKQVAEIVGMVDEIAFQTNLLALNAAVEAARAGEQGKGFAVVAQEVRTLAGRSADAAKEINALIKNSIAKIDDTSRFVSDSGRTLEGIIEAVRAVESVVSEISLASREQADAIQQVNVAVTQMDQVVQQNAALVEESSASAENLAREAGDLRQLTTAFKLRTDAVDLAPERRRPVRSLAPAGGLAGHPMDEFF from the coding sequence GTGAAACTCATCGTTTTGTTCGTCCTGGTCGGCGTGCTCCCGATGACGGTTGGCGCGTACCTGAACTACCGGAGCACCGCGCAGGCACTGGAGGACGCGAGTCGCAGCAAGCTGGAGGCGACACTCACCCAGAAAAAGGGACAGATCGAAAGCTGGTTCGGCGAGCGCCGTGCGGACATCACCGTGCTGGCCTCGTTTCCCGAGGTGAGGGACGCCGCCGAGCAATACGAGTTGGCCTTCGACGACGGAGGTCCACAGGGCGCCCGGTACCAAGCGGTTCAGCAGAAGTTCGATCCCCTGCTGAGAGGCATCAAGGAGGGCTACGGATACTACGATCTGTTCCTGATCTCGCCCTCCGGAACGGTGCACTACACCGTGGCCCACGAGGCGGATTTTGGCAGCGATCTCGTGAAGGGTTCGTACAAGGACACTGCGCTGGCGAAGGTGTTTCGCAGAGCACGCTCGGGGGAGGTGGCGCTCAGCGATTTCGAGTCCTACGCGCCGTCCAACGGCGACCCCGCATCGTTCATTGCGGCGCCCGTAAAACGTGGCAACGAGGTCGTCGCGGTGCTTGCACTGCAGATGCCGCTCGGAACGATCGATGACATCATGCAAGAGCGTACCGGCCTGGGGGAGACCGGTGAGACGTATCTCGTGGGAAGCGACTTCAAGATGCGAAGCGACTCACGGTTCTCCAAGAAGTCGACGGTGCTCGAGCAAGAGGTTCGCACGCAGGGGACAGAGGCCGCCCTCGGTGGCAAGGCGGGGGTTGGCAAGATTGCCGACTACCGCGGCGTGCCGGTGTGGAGCGCGTATGCCCCGCTCGACGTGCACGGCTTGAGTTGGGCCATCTTGGCCGAGATCGACCAGGAAGAAGCCGAGGGCCCCCTGGTCGGCATCAAGCAGCGAATGGCGATCGCCCTCGTCATCATCGCGTTCTTGGTGGCTGCGGTCGGCTACGTCTTCTCCCGGACCATCACGCGGCCCGTCGAGAAGCTCCGGGCGCTTCTCGACAAGGTCGCGCGTGGAGATTTGAGCGAACGCCCGGACATCGACTCGAAGGACGAAGTGGGCCAGATGGCCGTCTCGATTTCCCAGATGGTCGACAACGTGGCCGAAATGCTGGAGAGCATCCAAGCGTCCTCTCGGACGTTGGCCACCAGCTCTCAGGAGATCGCGGCGAACTCCCAAGACCTGTCCAACCGCACTCAGGAGCAGGCGGCTGCGCTGGAAGAAACCTCCAGTACCATCGAGGAGCTGAGTGCAACCATCAAGGGCAACGCGGACCGCGCCGAGCGCGCCAACGCCATGGCGACGAAGACGGCCGGATTGGCTCAGGGCGGAGGTAGTGTCGTGCGGAACGCCGCTCGAGCAATGGAAGAGGTGACGACTACGTCCAAGCAGGTGGCTGAGATCGTGGGAATGGTCGACGAAATCGCGTTCCAGACCAACCTGCTCGCGTTGAACGCAGCAGTAGAAGCGGCGCGCGCCGGCGAGCAAGGGAAGGGCTTCGCCGTGGTCGCTCAGGAGGTTCGGACGCTCGCCGGTAGGAGCGCCGACGCCGCCAAGGAGATCAACGCGCTCATCAAGAACAGCATCGCGAAGATCGACGACACCAGTCGATTCGTGAGTGATTCGGGTCGCACTCTGGAGGGAATCATCGAAGCAGTGCGGGCCGTCGAGTCGGTCGTTTCGGAGATCAGCCTTGCGAGTCGCGAGCAGGCAGATGCCATCCAGCAGGTGAACGTCGCAGTGACTCAGATGGACCAAGTCGTGCAGCAGAACGCTGCGCTCGTGGAGGAGTCTTCGGCCTCCGCAGAGAATCTCGCCCGGGAGGCCGGCGACCTGCGGCAATTGACCACCGCCTTCAAGTTGAGAACGGACGCCGTGGATCTGGCGCCGGAGAGGCGCCGGCCCGTCCGCAGCCTCGCGCCAGCCGGCGGTTTGGCGGGTCATCCAATGGACGAGTTCTTCTGA
- a CDS encoding serine/threonine protein kinase yields the protein MQPGDVIAGRYEVVRQLGAGGMGTLVEAVHTETGRSVALKLLVVDAFYDARAARWTERFRREARAAGSLDVENVVEVLDAGRDDITGRPFIAMELLHGKDLSQLLHDVGALRVDTALKIAGQALEGLAGAHEAGVLHRDVKPGNLFLDTDGQGRITVKLVDFGIAKITRDERLSSITRTGQLVGTPLYLSPEQARGIPSIDVRADIFSLGVVLYRMLSGVPPRVMKTGLVDFVLELCSTPTPPIRERAPWVPTPVAALVHRALRSDPDDRYQSAREMLDDLRLLVPDLALSEVDLVASSKAPPPPLFDSRTAGKAIIAPTMDDPALDPDPVEIPVRRRYGAAVVVGALVLAAAAAATGYVWMR from the coding sequence ATGCAGCCGGGTGACGTGATCGCGGGGCGCTACGAGGTCGTGCGACAGCTCGGCGCCGGCGGAATGGGCACGCTCGTGGAAGCCGTGCACACCGAGACCGGTCGCAGCGTCGCCCTCAAGCTCCTGGTCGTGGACGCGTTCTACGATGCTCGCGCCGCCCGCTGGACGGAGCGCTTCCGTCGCGAGGCCCGAGCCGCCGGCTCGCTGGACGTCGAGAATGTGGTCGAGGTTCTCGACGCAGGGCGCGACGACATCACGGGCCGGCCTTTCATCGCCATGGAGCTGCTCCACGGGAAGGACCTCTCGCAGCTCCTCCACGACGTCGGCGCTCTCAGAGTGGACACCGCTCTCAAGATCGCCGGGCAAGCGCTCGAGGGCTTGGCCGGGGCACATGAAGCGGGCGTACTGCACCGCGACGTGAAGCCCGGGAACCTGTTTCTGGACACGGACGGCCAAGGTCGCATCACGGTGAAGCTGGTCGACTTCGGCATTGCGAAGATCACCCGGGACGAGCGCCTCTCCAGCATCACCCGCACGGGGCAGCTGGTGGGCACACCGCTGTATCTGTCGCCCGAGCAGGCGCGGGGCATCCCGAGCATCGATGTTCGAGCGGATATCTTCTCCCTCGGAGTGGTGCTCTATCGCATGCTGAGCGGCGTGCCGCCGCGGGTGATGAAGACCGGCCTCGTGGATTTCGTGCTGGAGCTGTGCAGCACGCCCACGCCGCCGATCCGGGAGCGTGCGCCCTGGGTGCCCACCCCCGTTGCGGCTCTGGTGCATCGCGCGCTGCGGTCGGATCCCGACGACCGCTATCAGAGCGCCCGCGAGATGCTCGACGATCTGCGACTCTTGGTGCCGGACCTGGCGCTTTCGGAAGTCGACTTGGTCGCGAGCAGCAAGGCACCACCGCCGCCGCTCTTCGATTCCAGGACCGCGGGCAAGGCCATCATCGCGCCCACCATGGACGACCCCGCGTTGGATCCGGACCCCGTCGAGATCCCGGTCCGCCGCCGCTATGGCGCGGCAGTGGTCGTGGGCGCCCTCGTGCTCGCCGCGGCGGCGGCCGCGACGGGCTACGTGTGGATGCGCTGA
- a CDS encoding MCE family protein, whose translation MAIKRDIKVGLFVLVGLILMGVVVFLIGDERSLFEAKDDYKAVFEDVQGLKPGSPVRMGGIDVGSVSKVAYSDDPKDLKLYVTLSIVRAEARRIRVDSTVSIEGKGLLGDKMVVLTAGDPEKDRIPAGGVISTEQTASMEATISKLTGIGDKVDKVVSNLEKTTHALSNEQFTNDLQGTLKSLNSILRSVDQGDGYASKLLHDKKEAEKLSRTLSNLERSSAELDRTLRGVNSIVGRVQTGPGFAHEVLYEKGPGESLNQFGGAAQELALTLKGIREGNGPAHSIIYGDDQSQQLMGNINAMSRDLRHIVADVRAGKGTVGALLVDPSVYEDIKMVLGNVDRNKTLRALVRYSIKQDEKAPRVDVADPKPAPIPKAAESGSASLPAEEKP comes from the coding sequence ATGGCCATCAAGCGCGACATCAAAGTGGGGCTCTTCGTGCTCGTGGGGCTCATCCTCATGGGGGTCGTGGTGTTTCTGATCGGCGACGAGCGCTCGCTGTTCGAGGCCAAGGACGACTACAAGGCCGTGTTCGAGGACGTCCAGGGTCTGAAGCCCGGCTCGCCGGTGCGCATGGGCGGTATCGACGTGGGCAGCGTGTCCAAAGTCGCCTACTCCGACGACCCCAAGGACCTGAAGCTGTACGTCACCCTGAGCATCGTGCGGGCGGAGGCGCGGCGCATTCGCGTGGACAGCACCGTGAGCATCGAAGGCAAGGGCCTGCTCGGCGACAAGATGGTGGTGCTCACGGCGGGAGATCCGGAAAAGGACCGGATCCCGGCGGGGGGCGTGATCTCCACGGAGCAGACCGCGAGCATGGAGGCCACCATCTCCAAGCTGACGGGCATCGGCGACAAGGTCGACAAGGTCGTCTCCAACTTGGAAAAGACCACCCACGCCCTCTCCAACGAGCAGTTCACCAACGACCTGCAGGGCACCCTCAAGTCCCTGAACAGCATCCTGCGGTCCGTGGACCAGGGGGACGGCTACGCCTCCAAGCTGCTGCACGACAAGAAAGAGGCGGAAAAGCTGTCCCGTACGCTGTCGAACCTGGAGCGGTCGTCAGCGGAGCTGGACCGCACTTTGCGGGGCGTGAACTCCATCGTGGGCCGGGTCCAGACGGGGCCCGGCTTCGCCCACGAGGTGCTGTACGAGAAGGGCCCAGGGGAGTCCTTGAACCAATTCGGCGGTGCGGCCCAGGAGCTGGCCCTCACGCTGAAGGGCATTCGTGAGGGCAACGGCCCCGCCCACAGCATCATCTACGGCGACGATCAGAGCCAGCAGCTGATGGGCAACATCAACGCCATGAGCCGAGACCTGAGGCACATCGTCGCGGACGTGCGGGCGGGCAAGGGCACCGTGGGCGCGCTGCTCGTGGACCCCAGCGTGTACGAGGACATCAAGATGGTCCTCGGCAACGTGGACCGGAACAAAACCCTCCGCGCTCTGGTTCGATATTCCATCAAGCAGGACGAGAAGGCTCCCCGAGTGGACGTAGCGGACCCCAAGCCCGCGCCCATCCCCAAAGCGGCGGAATCCGGATCGGCCTCTTTGCCCGCAGAAGAGAAGCCCTGA
- a CDS encoding PDZ domain-containing protein, translating to MRILERLGRALVVLGVFGLASYFALNFGTGGLWRGLEAAHAVTAPGGPKAPYDLTQLSAVNETLKTIRDKYVDPSRIRPQQMFLSALNQVQKEVAQVIILHDEKAPTVKVRVDTEEREFRVDNVQGPWDVAARLREVFAFLQANLKDTEVDLRDVEYAACNGILRTLDPHSIFLSPEAYREMNLSTSGHFGGLGIVISIRDQMLTIMRPMPDTPAGRASLKRLDRITKINNESTLNMPLDDAVKRLRGKPGSKVTIWVHRDGTDGWNGSRPFELTREEIRIHSVDSRPLGNGIGYVRIKQFQSSTDDELEAALTELGKQERIKGLVIDLRGNPGGLLDQAAKVADRFLDHGVIVATQGASEGREEKRATRRNTEPPYPIVALVNGSSASASEIVAGALKNLDRAVLVGQTTFGKGSVQLVFPRITPDGAALKLTIAQYLTPGDISIQGVGVAPDVQLDPMTADNLEMDLYSEESPLRERDLTKSLTGAAKRPSDRPFFKLRYNLPEAERAKMRELGGDIEDEFTLDFPISFARDLVGKLPPGRRQDELRAAKGFLEHTQDAQVASIAADLSKLGIDWSAPPKDVKEGPKVTDFDVKVETDRKGDTVTAGEPMTLKVTVKNNAKEPIYQLRAITKSDSGYYDEKELVFGRVNAGEAKSATVPLGWCDIDGRKPGSTKPLPTDAKRKCKLPMDAVERQDVVKVRFHAEGGASPKEAEIRPTVKSQPRPIFAYTYQIVDNRPGNGDGQLARGEGATMYLTVKNVGKGRSYETQANLRNLTGDGLLLRAGRFDVSNMKPGDVRQVAFTFDVLDALSESFAKVEVSVADRDLRAVASEKITIPITRSGLFVNKANGTARVNENAPVRGQPVDDSRVIGDVAKGSVVEKLGTFGGYAKVKLDGTRFGFVPSNQLTDGGGAAKVKLTPRLTHSPPLLEVEPAALATRSNKVHLQGTATDNDRVLDAYVFVGARKVFYQSNRKGKDPKKLSFSFDAELNPGINVITVVTRESEDTATRRTMIVRRDGANGEALPTPKSDDFGEDWEFSGE from the coding sequence ATGCGTATTCTCGAGCGCCTCGGCCGAGCCCTCGTGGTGCTCGGCGTTTTTGGTCTGGCCTCCTATTTCGCCCTGAATTTCGGCACCGGTGGGCTGTGGCGCGGGCTCGAAGCCGCCCACGCCGTCACTGCTCCGGGCGGACCCAAGGCGCCCTACGATCTCACGCAGCTGTCGGCCGTCAACGAGACGCTGAAGACGATCCGCGACAAGTACGTGGACCCGTCGCGCATTCGGCCCCAGCAAATGTTCCTGAGCGCCCTGAACCAGGTTCAGAAGGAAGTCGCCCAGGTCATCATTCTCCACGACGAGAAGGCCCCCACCGTGAAGGTGCGGGTGGACACGGAAGAGCGTGAGTTCCGCGTCGACAACGTGCAGGGCCCCTGGGACGTGGCGGCGCGGCTGCGCGAGGTCTTCGCCTTCTTGCAGGCCAACCTGAAGGACACCGAGGTCGATCTTCGGGACGTGGAGTACGCCGCCTGCAACGGCATTCTGCGCACGCTGGATCCGCACAGCATCTTCCTGTCGCCGGAGGCGTACCGGGAGATGAACCTGTCCACCTCCGGTCACTTCGGCGGTTTGGGCATCGTGATCTCGATTCGCGATCAGATGCTCACCATCATGCGGCCGATGCCGGACACGCCGGCGGGGCGCGCCAGCCTCAAGCGCCTGGATCGCATCACCAAGATCAACAACGAGTCCACGCTCAACATGCCGCTGGACGACGCCGTGAAGCGGCTGCGCGGCAAGCCTGGCTCCAAGGTCACCATCTGGGTGCATCGCGACGGCACCGACGGCTGGAACGGCTCGCGCCCCTTCGAGCTCACACGCGAGGAAATCCGCATCCATAGCGTGGATTCGCGACCTCTCGGCAACGGCATCGGCTACGTGCGCATCAAGCAGTTCCAGAGCAGCACGGACGACGAGCTGGAAGCGGCGCTCACGGAGCTCGGCAAGCAAGAGCGCATCAAGGGCTTGGTCATCGACCTGCGCGGCAACCCCGGCGGGCTCCTGGACCAGGCGGCGAAGGTCGCCGACCGCTTCCTGGACCACGGCGTGATCGTGGCCACTCAGGGTGCCAGCGAGGGGCGCGAAGAGAAGCGCGCCACGCGTCGCAACACCGAGCCGCCGTATCCCATCGTGGCGCTGGTGAACGGCTCCAGTGCCAGCGCCAGCGAGATCGTGGCGGGGGCTCTCAAGAATCTGGACCGCGCGGTGCTGGTCGGCCAGACCACCTTCGGCAAGGGCTCCGTGCAGCTGGTGTTCCCGCGCATCACTCCAGACGGCGCCGCGCTCAAGCTCACCATCGCGCAGTACCTCACGCCGGGAGACATCTCCATCCAGGGCGTGGGCGTCGCGCCGGACGTGCAGCTGGATCCGATGACCGCCGACAACCTGGAGATGGACCTCTACAGCGAAGAGAGCCCGCTTCGGGAGCGCGACCTCACCAAGAGCCTCACCGGTGCGGCCAAGCGCCCGTCGGATCGGCCGTTCTTCAAGCTGCGCTACAACCTGCCCGAGGCCGAGCGGGCCAAGATGCGCGAGCTGGGCGGGGACATCGAGGACGAGTTCACGCTGGATTTCCCCATCTCCTTCGCGCGGGATCTGGTCGGCAAGCTGCCTCCGGGCCGCCGGCAGGACGAGCTGCGCGCCGCCAAGGGCTTCCTCGAGCACACGCAGGACGCGCAGGTGGCCTCCATCGCCGCGGATCTGTCCAAGCTCGGCATCGACTGGAGCGCTCCGCCGAAGGACGTGAAGGAGGGCCCCAAGGTCACGGACTTCGACGTGAAGGTAGAGACGGACCGCAAGGGCGACACCGTGACTGCCGGCGAGCCGATGACCTTGAAGGTCACGGTGAAGAACAACGCCAAGGAGCCCATCTATCAGCTCCGCGCCATCACCAAGAGTGACAGCGGCTACTACGACGAGAAGGAGCTGGTGTTCGGCCGCGTGAACGCGGGCGAGGCCAAGTCCGCGACGGTGCCGCTCGGTTGGTGCGACATCGACGGCCGCAAGCCCGGTTCCACCAAGCCGCTACCCACGGACGCGAAGCGCAAGTGCAAGCTGCCGATGGACGCCGTGGAACGACAAGACGTGGTCAAAGTTCGCTTCCACGCGGAAGGTGGCGCATCGCCCAAGGAGGCGGAGATCCGCCCCACGGTGAAGAGCCAGCCGCGGCCGATCTTCGCCTACACCTATCAAATCGTGGACAACCGTCCGGGCAACGGCGATGGCCAGCTCGCCCGTGGCGAAGGCGCGACCATGTACCTGACGGTGAAGAACGTCGGCAAGGGTCGTTCCTACGAGACGCAGGCGAACCTCAGAAACCTCACTGGGGACGGCCTCTTGCTCCGCGCCGGGCGCTTCGACGTGTCCAACATGAAGCCCGGGGACGTGCGCCAGGTGGCCTTCACCTTCGACGTGCTCGATGCCCTGAGCGAGAGCTTCGCCAAGGTGGAAGTGAGCGTGGCGGATCGCGATCTGCGGGCCGTCGCCAGCGAGAAGATCACCATTCCCATCACGCGCAGCGGTCTGTTCGTGAACAAGGCGAACGGCACCGCCCGCGTGAACGAGAATGCGCCGGTCCGCGGCCAGCCGGTGGACGATTCCCGTGTCATTGGTGACGTGGCCAAGGGCAGCGTGGTGGAGAAGCTCGGCACCTTCGGCGGCTACGCCAAAGTGAAGCTGGACGGCACGCGCTTCGGGTTCGTTCCCAGCAATCAGCTCACGGACGGTGGCGGCGCCGCCAAGGTCAAGCTCACGCCGCGGCTCACGCACTCCCCGCCGTTGCTCGAGGTGGAGCCCGCGGCTTTGGCTACCCGCAGCAACAAGGTGCACTTGCAGGGCACCGCCACGGACAACGATCGCGTGCTGGACGCCTACGTGTTCGTCGGCGCGCGCAAGGTGTTCTACCAGTCCAACCGCAAGGGCAAGGATCCCAAGAAGCTCAGCTTCAGCTTCGATGCAGAGCTCAATCCTGGCATCAACGTGATCACCGTCGTCACTCGCGAGAGCGAGGACACCGCTACCCGTCGCACGATGATCGTCCGCCGGGATGGCGCCAACGGAGAGGCGCTACCCACGCCCAAGAGCGACGATTTCGGCGAAGACTGGGAGTTCTCCGGCGAGTGA